From a region of the Posidoniimonas corsicana genome:
- a CDS encoding LuxR C-terminal-related transcriptional regulator, with the protein MSRCAGTQARRPGSIGCCTLIRGRVPTILQESRHGPPLAGTMPEFSKREIALLDILVGGASSRVAAAKMGLALRTIELHRRKVMDKLGAATPVQLGFKYAAWKRRNQPGPRVIPGDGAGDGGAPKRL; encoded by the coding sequence ATGTCGCGATGCGCCGGAACTCAGGCGCGCCGCCCCGGTTCGATTGGATGCTGCACGCTCATTAGGGGTCGGGTGCCAACGATCCTGCAAGAATCCCGGCACGGCCCCCCACTGGCAGGTACTATGCCCGAGTTCAGCAAACGCGAGATCGCTCTGCTCGATATTCTAGTCGGCGGAGCTTCAAGCCGAGTCGCTGCGGCAAAGATGGGCCTCGCGCTACGGACCATCGAGCTTCACCGGAGAAAAGTGATGGATAAGCTAGGCGCCGCAACTCCGGTGCAACTCGGCTTCAAGTATGCGGCCTGGAAGAGGCGGAACCAACCCGGCCCGCGTGTCATCCCGGGGGACGGCGCGGGTGACGGCGGGGCGCCGAAACGCTTGTAG
- a CDS encoding bestrophin family protein: MRSYQTRKGFWREAVALQGSITVHVLPSILFFGLLGSIVCAVAWFTQHMFDPSFTLDIRPLGFAGAVLGILLVIRLNAGYDRWWEARTKWGGIVNQSRNLVISAMAYGPHDSEWRENVVRWTAVFPYVAHLSLRSEQPSAETGNLIGIERANELAEANHMPSLVALRLAELLQDATERFAMDGFAFMQIDRERALLIDHIGACERILATPLPRIYSITIRRFILLFLLILPIALLHISDTVWLIPVITMLVAYPLLTLDQIGVELENPFSEDNLSHLPLDDISANIERNLFAMSELKPTKAP; this comes from the coding sequence ATGAGAAGTTACCAAACCCGTAAGGGATTCTGGCGAGAGGCAGTTGCCCTTCAGGGGTCAATTACTGTTCATGTCTTGCCATCAATACTGTTCTTTGGCTTGCTTGGTAGCATTGTCTGCGCCGTTGCGTGGTTCACGCAACACATGTTCGACCCTTCCTTCACTCTCGACATCAGGCCACTTGGATTCGCAGGAGCGGTGTTGGGGATTCTCCTCGTCATTCGATTGAATGCAGGATATGACCGTTGGTGGGAAGCTCGTACAAAGTGGGGGGGGATTGTCAATCAATCACGCAATCTTGTTATCAGTGCAATGGCTTACGGACCACATGATTCGGAATGGAGAGAGAATGTGGTTCGGTGGACTGCGGTTTTTCCGTACGTCGCTCACCTCAGCCTTCGAAGTGAACAGCCATCCGCTGAAACCGGCAATCTAATCGGCATTGAACGTGCAAACGAACTAGCGGAAGCGAATCACATGCCGAGTCTTGTGGCATTACGGCTCGCCGAGTTACTCCAGGACGCTACCGAACGGTTTGCGATGGACGGGTTCGCCTTCATGCAAATCGACCGGGAGCGGGCTTTGTTGATTGATCATATTGGGGCGTGCGAACGAATCTTGGCGACGCCGCTGCCACGGATATATTCCATTACCATCAGACGTTTTATCCTGCTGTTTCTCCTCATATTGCCAATCGCTCTTCTTCATATAAGTGATACGGTGTGGTTAATTCCGGTCATCACCATGCTAGTCGCATATCCTCTGCTAACGCTCGATCAGATTGGCGTGGAACTTGAGAATCCATTCTCAGAAGACAATCTTAGCCATTTGCCGCTTGATGACATCTCGGCGAACATTGAACGAAACCTGTTCGCCATGTCAGAGCTCAAGCCGACGAAGGCCCCATGA
- a CDS encoding glycosyltransferase family 4 protein has product MTISDTLRVAFVGDYPPRKCGIATFTHDLSSAVAGLANTECLVVPVDDIEEGYDYPLNVRFQIREQDRESYRRAADFLNFSNVDVVSLQHEFGIYGGPRGAHILSFLRDLRVPVVTTLHTVLPDPDKTLRRVMEQLLELSTRVVVMTRRSRATLLEQYQVPDEKIDLIVHGIPDRPFSDPNFYKDQFDLAGKHVGLTFGLLSPNKGIEVVLKALPEIVREVPSFVYLVLGATHPSLLRSEGETYRIGLERLAKELGIQKRVVFYNRFVELEELTNFIGATDLYITPYLNAAQAVSGTLAYSFGCGQAVISTPYWHAEELLADGRGVLTPFGDSAAIATETIALLQDEPRRHAMRKKAYLLGREMVWSHVAGLYSDSFGLARQSQSVTPKPLAIRTLDEQPLAHPKIRLDHVLRMTDSTGIFQHATFSLPNFQEGYCTDDNARALIFTVLMEDLGRDSIELHQAASSYAAFLNHAFDEGTGRFRNFMAFDRTWLEQNGSDDSQGRAVWALGVCAGRSRRRSFQSWSVQLFQRALPAPARTTSPRTWALALIGIHEYLRRLSGDRLVDQMRDTLTDKLIELYERSATDDWPWFESIASYASAKLSHALILSGKWSGNAKATKIGLDSLRWLAAKQVSPEGRFRPIGSNGFYRRGKPIAAYDQQPIEAHAMISAAIEAYNAEGDPFWIDQAQMAFDWFLCRNDLGQPLYDSATAGCHDGLQEGRVNENQGAESTLAFLMSLVEMEQLESSLAIVATPDATTATDENRDQEALRLVHAD; this is encoded by the coding sequence ATGACGATTTCCGACACTCTGCGAGTCGCCTTTGTTGGCGATTACCCGCCGCGAAAATGCGGCATCGCAACCTTCACGCACGACCTTAGCTCCGCCGTCGCCGGCCTCGCGAACACCGAATGCCTCGTCGTGCCAGTTGACGATATCGAGGAGGGTTACGACTACCCACTCAACGTCCGGTTCCAGATCAGAGAACAGGACCGGGAGTCCTACCGCCGGGCAGCGGACTTCCTCAATTTCAGCAACGTTGACGTCGTCTCACTCCAGCACGAGTTCGGGATCTATGGCGGCCCTCGGGGCGCCCACATCTTGAGCTTTCTTCGCGACCTGCGGGTGCCAGTGGTAACGACGCTGCACACGGTGCTCCCCGATCCCGACAAGACCTTGCGCCGGGTAATGGAGCAGTTGCTCGAGCTATCGACGCGGGTCGTCGTCATGACCCGGCGGAGCCGGGCGACGCTCCTTGAGCAGTACCAAGTTCCGGATGAGAAGATCGACCTGATCGTCCACGGCATCCCCGACCGGCCCTTCTCCGATCCGAACTTCTACAAGGATCAATTCGACCTGGCGGGCAAGCACGTAGGACTAACTTTCGGGCTCCTTTCGCCCAACAAAGGGATCGAGGTGGTCCTCAAGGCGTTGCCTGAAATCGTCCGAGAAGTCCCAAGCTTCGTCTACCTTGTGCTCGGAGCGACCCACCCCAGTCTGCTCCGCAGCGAGGGGGAGACCTATCGGATCGGCCTTGAAAGACTGGCCAAGGAGTTGGGCATACAGAAGCGCGTCGTTTTCTACAACCGCTTTGTCGAACTCGAAGAGCTTACCAATTTCATCGGAGCGACCGACCTCTACATCACACCGTACCTGAACGCGGCGCAAGCCGTCTCGGGAACGCTCGCCTACTCGTTTGGGTGCGGTCAGGCGGTGATCTCAACCCCGTACTGGCACGCCGAGGAATTGTTGGCAGACGGGCGGGGCGTGTTGACGCCATTCGGTGACTCCGCCGCGATCGCTACAGAGACCATCGCCCTGCTGCAAGACGAACCACGCCGTCACGCGATGCGGAAGAAGGCGTACCTGCTGGGGCGTGAGATGGTCTGGAGCCACGTCGCCGGGCTCTACTCTGACTCGTTCGGGCTCGCGCGGCAGAGCCAGTCCGTGACGCCCAAGCCGCTGGCGATCAGGACGCTCGACGAACAGCCGCTCGCACACCCCAAGATCCGACTCGACCACGTGCTGCGGATGACCGACTCGACCGGCATCTTCCAGCACGCTACCTTCTCGTTGCCCAACTTTCAGGAGGGGTACTGCACCGACGACAACGCCAGGGCGCTCATTTTTACCGTTCTCATGGAAGACCTTGGGCGTGATTCGATCGAGCTGCACCAAGCCGCTTCCAGTTACGCCGCGTTCCTAAACCACGCGTTCGACGAGGGTACCGGCCGCTTCCGGAACTTTATGGCCTTCGATCGGACGTGGCTGGAGCAGAATGGCTCTGACGACTCACAAGGACGTGCGGTGTGGGCGCTCGGTGTCTGCGCCGGGCGGTCGCGCCGGAGGAGCTTCCAGTCCTGGTCGGTTCAGCTCTTTCAGCGGGCCCTGCCGGCCCCGGCGAGAACTACGTCGCCGAGAACCTGGGCGTTGGCCTTGATCGGCATCCACGAGTACCTCCGGCGCCTCAGCGGCGACCGCCTCGTCGATCAGATGCGTGACACCCTCACCGACAAACTGATCGAACTGTACGAGCGGAGCGCGACCGATGACTGGCCCTGGTTCGAGAGCATCGCCTCCTACGCGAGCGCCAAGCTTTCCCACGCGCTGATCCTCAGCGGGAAGTGGAGCGGCAACGCGAAGGCGACCAAGATCGGCCTCGACTCGCTTCGCTGGCTAGCCGCCAAGCAGGTGTCTCCGGAGGGGCGGTTCCGGCCCATTGGCAGCAACGGCTTCTATCGACGTGGGAAACCCATCGCCGCCTACGATCAGCAGCCGATTGAGGCCCACGCGATGATCTCCGCCGCGATCGAGGCGTACAACGCCGAAGGCGACCCGTTCTGGATAGACCAAGCCCAGATGGCGTTCGACTGGTTCCTCTGTCGCAACGATCTCGGGCAGCCGCTCTACGATTCGGCGACTGCGGGTTGTCACGACGGATTGCAGGAGGGCCGCGTTAACGAGAACCAAGGGGCGGAATCGACGCTGGCGTTTCTGATGTCGCTCGTTGAAATGGAGCAGCTAGAGAGTTCCCTGGCGATCGTCGCCACACCGGACGCCACCACGGCGACGGATGAGAATCGTGACCAGGAAGCCTTGCGGCTCGTACATGCAGATTAA
- a CDS encoding glycoside hydrolase family 130 protein, which produces MTRKPCGSYMQINRTGIVLSPNSKRVVLRPFIPLPEERTLRIIARLSALPEAEVGELIANVLEEFHGRHQRPRDFLLARFEDVREHLITDAPLSENRRLLIGAYFTQEYAVESAALFNPSIVWHPDQSGLPKGTRRFVLSLRATGEGHLSSITFRSGVVDSQCAISIDKPTRFATPADVVTDTWYQKTLFLRKLAELGLAGGFTNRVVGRLDKEFSLEQLDEALELAVRENRMRHHEFDTVLDGIVTLARSNYEITYLPETKLSERLIFPYSPTETAGMEDARFVRFQEEDGGIRYYATYSAYDGRLVLPQLLETDDFLDFKMHTLNGPAIADKGLALFPRKINGRYAMLSRQDGENLFLMYSDMLHFWHSKRVLIRPTYPWDFVQVGNCGSPIETDAGWLILTHGVGPMRKYSIGAFLVDRDDPSRLIGRLKHPLLTPNEEEREGYVPNVVYSCGAVVHNDHLILPYAMSDYATTFGTIPLNELLSAIEPE; this is translated from the coding sequence GTGACCAGGAAGCCTTGCGGCTCGTACATGCAGATTAACAGAACCGGGATCGTCCTCTCTCCCAACAGCAAGCGGGTCGTCCTCCGACCCTTCATTCCTCTTCCCGAGGAGCGAACCCTACGAATTATCGCGCGCCTCTCGGCGTTGCCGGAAGCCGAAGTCGGCGAGCTGATAGCCAACGTGCTGGAGGAGTTCCACGGGCGGCATCAACGCCCCAGGGACTTCCTCCTGGCGAGATTCGAGGACGTGCGCGAGCACCTGATCACCGACGCCCCGCTAAGTGAGAATCGCCGGCTGCTGATCGGAGCCTACTTCACCCAGGAGTACGCTGTCGAGTCGGCGGCGCTGTTCAACCCCTCTATCGTATGGCACCCTGATCAGTCGGGGCTGCCTAAGGGCACACGCCGTTTTGTGCTCAGCCTGCGCGCCACTGGGGAAGGACACCTCTCCTCGATCACGTTTCGGTCCGGGGTCGTTGACTCGCAGTGTGCAATCTCGATTGACAAGCCGACACGCTTCGCTACGCCTGCCGACGTCGTCACCGACACCTGGTATCAGAAGACGCTGTTTCTTCGGAAGCTGGCCGAACTCGGGTTGGCGGGCGGGTTCACGAACCGCGTAGTGGGCCGCCTCGACAAAGAGTTCTCGCTTGAACAACTTGACGAGGCGTTGGAGCTAGCGGTGCGTGAGAACCGCATGCGCCACCACGAATTTGACACGGTTCTTGACGGGATCGTCACGCTCGCCAGGTCGAACTACGAGATCACCTACCTACCGGAGACAAAGCTATCCGAACGCCTCATCTTCCCGTACAGCCCAACAGAAACAGCAGGGATGGAGGATGCGCGTTTCGTCCGCTTCCAAGAGGAAGACGGCGGCATCCGGTACTACGCCACCTACAGCGCTTATGACGGACGTCTTGTACTTCCGCAGTTGTTGGAAACCGATGACTTTCTTGACTTCAAGATGCACACTCTCAATGGCCCGGCTATAGCCGACAAGGGCTTGGCGCTGTTCCCCAGGAAGATCAATGGGCGCTATGCGATGCTGTCACGTCAAGACGGGGAGAACCTCTTTCTGATGTACTCAGACATGCTGCATTTCTGGCACTCAAAACGGGTTCTCATAAGGCCTACTTACCCTTGGGATTTTGTGCAGGTCGGAAACTGCGGTTCTCCCATCGAGACGGACGCCGGGTGGCTGATCCTCACTCATGGTGTCGGCCCCATGCGGAAGTATTCCATAGGAGCCTTTCTAGTAGACCGTGATGATCCATCTCGCTTGATTGGACGGCTGAAGCATCCGCTGTTGACGCCTAATGAGGAAGAAAGAGAAGGATATGTTCCGAATGTTGTGTATAGCTGTGGAGCAGTTGTTCACAACGACCACCTAATCTTGCCTTACGCGATGTCCGACTACGCCACAACTTTCGGCACGATCCCCCTCAACGAATTGCTATCCGCAATAGAACCAGAGTAG